Proteins encoded together in one Hymenobacter monticola window:
- a CDS encoding T9SS type A sorting domain-containing protein, protein MRKRLHLFWILALLGLFFAKPAAASHLQGGDLTYVSLGSNRYLVTLHLYRDCSGITPSQFTLSCKSSGCNGPATVTAPLVQVGQPVAARQYCATLTGLCNGTVTNTEAYTYTATVTLPPAAQWILSTEQNARPATANIVAGDLYLEATLNNLLPQAGTTGLPIVNNSPIASVQPAFFVPVHQLTSLSNNAFDVDGDSLVYSLESPLQACSTPATYNPYPTSSISVISTNPTCIYQPLPISAYSPTMPIIVDVDTLGACPVKTAANPRFFFDARTGNITMQPGRYLSTTSANGDNKYAAAIKISEYRRLNGRYVLVGTMRRELYFMVYDCGTNLMPVVGPQVTVQAGTRSTVQALGQAIPVVAGESVSVLINATDRNAGQALALTLDYNAVPGATLQNLGNGQARLTFTPALGTVPGTYRVAVTAEDNACPIKGMDTKMVTFSVAASSPLAARAKTALTIDAYPNPFTDAVQFQLGTPGVQTLTISDNLGRAVATVRSQADGSVRWQPAASLPAGLYLARTADGSQRVRLLRNAAQ, encoded by the coding sequence ATGCGCAAACGCTTACACCTTTTCTGGATATTGGCCCTACTCGGCCTGTTTTTCGCCAAGCCCGCGGCGGCTTCCCACTTGCAGGGCGGCGACCTGACCTACGTCTCGCTGGGCAGCAACCGCTACCTGGTCACGCTTCATCTCTACCGCGACTGTTCGGGCATCACTCCCAGCCAGTTCACTTTGAGCTGTAAATCGAGTGGCTGCAACGGCCCTGCCACTGTCACGGCCCCGCTTGTGCAAGTGGGCCAGCCGGTGGCGGCGCGCCAGTACTGCGCTACCCTCACGGGCCTTTGCAACGGCACCGTCACCAACACCGAGGCTTACACCTACACCGCCACTGTGACCTTGCCCCCGGCTGCCCAGTGGATACTCAGCACTGAACAGAACGCGCGGCCCGCCACCGCGAATATTGTCGCCGGCGACCTGTACCTGGAAGCCACATTGAATAACCTGCTCCCGCAGGCGGGCACGACCGGGCTACCCATCGTCAACAATTCGCCCATAGCCAGCGTGCAGCCTGCTTTTTTCGTACCGGTGCACCAGCTCACCTCGCTGAGCAACAATGCCTTTGACGTGGACGGCGACTCGCTGGTGTATTCGCTCGAATCGCCACTTCAGGCCTGCAGCACCCCGGCCACCTACAATCCTTACCCGACTAGTTCTATCAGCGTTATCAGCACCAACCCGACGTGCATCTACCAGCCGCTGCCCATCTCGGCGTATAGCCCCACGATGCCTATTATCGTTGATGTAGATACCCTTGGCGCCTGCCCGGTGAAGACGGCCGCTAACCCGCGCTTCTTCTTCGATGCCCGCACGGGCAACATCACCATGCAGCCGGGCCGCTACCTGAGCACCACCAGCGCCAACGGGGATAATAAATACGCAGCAGCCATTAAAATCAGCGAATACCGACGCCTCAACGGCCGCTATGTGCTCGTGGGCACCATGCGGCGCGAGCTGTACTTTATGGTGTACGACTGCGGCACCAACCTCATGCCGGTAGTAGGCCCGCAGGTAACCGTGCAGGCGGGCACGCGCAGCACCGTGCAGGCCCTGGGCCAGGCCATTCCGGTGGTAGCAGGCGAGTCGGTTTCGGTGCTCATCAACGCCACCGACCGCAACGCCGGCCAAGCCCTCGCCCTCACGCTCGACTACAACGCCGTGCCCGGTGCCACCCTGCAAAACCTTGGCAACGGCCAGGCGCGCCTCACCTTCACGCCGGCCCTGGGCACTGTGCCCGGCACCTACCGCGTGGCCGTGACGGCCGAAGACAACGCCTGCCCCATCAAGGGCATGGACACGAAGATGGTCACCTTCAGCGTGGCAGCCAGCAGCCCGCTGGCCGCCCGCGCCAAAACGGCCCTGACCATCGACGCCTATCCCAACCCTTTCACCGACGCGGTACAGTTCCAGCTGGGCACGCCGGGCGTGCAAACCCTGACCATCAGCGACAACCTGGGCCGCGCCGTGGCCACCGTGCGCAGCCAGGCCGATGGCTCGGTGCGCTGGCAGCCGGCCGCAAGCCTGCCCGCCGGCCTCTACCTGGCCCGCACCGCCGACGGCAGCCAGCGCGTGCGCCTGCTGCGCAACGCCGCGCAATAA
- a CDS encoding phosphoribosylformylglycinamidine synthase subunit PurL, producing MTDTHTIQLTLKPGQHDGDGQRVAEAAARHLGLRTGRVRSAALYTVRYPLSETQLRDFATRCLADPVLHDVRLNELSGAEGFATYILVARRPGVTDDEGTSAQNALADILNEPLDVHTQHIFSKKLYLLENDLPETELRRLAEELLGNKLINWLEVGRVADGIRDYTPRPGGGAEAITEVVSLTGLSDAELVQLSKDNIYALNLEEMRAVRDYFAAVETQAERQAAGLPADPTDCELEIIAQTWSEHCKHKEFAAVINYKDTETGEEKQIDSLFKTYIKNATSEVDRQLRANGNDWLIKVFSDNAGAVRINPDSLFVWKVETHNSPSAIDPYGGAITGILGNNRDPLATGIGGARLLFNTNVLCFGNPEFDGQLLTGQLHPRRILEGVRKGIEDGGNKSGVPTVNGAIVFDDRYAGKPLVYCGTGAVMPMQFAGLDSWEKKIDAGDRIIMAGGRVGKDGIHGATFSSIELDETAPATAVQIGSPITQKLAMDFLLLAARGGLLKCSTDNGAGGLSSSVGELAGISGGAVVELERVPLKYPGLRPWEIFVSESQERFTLVVEPGKMAEITALGQEMEVELTDIGYFTADGFLDVRFDGAPVARLNMEFLHEGVPRKVLEAEWTKPEGFEPQIPSSLDYTETLTQLLGSLNICSRESVIRQYDHEVKGRTIVKPLMGATGQAPQDAAVVRFNFESWEGVAVSNGILPRYGDLDAYDMSAGSFDEAVRQIIAVGGKLPNLTPGDGIFWSVNDNFCVPDSVYDPAGNPDGKQKLAKLVRMCEALRDATAAYCIPLTSGKDSMKNDFKADGVKISVPPTVLYSMTAKMEDVRRAITSDFKQADDVVYLLGETHDELGGSEFYALHGQLGANVPKVDFEKAKALYTLVGQANDQSLIQSCHDLSDGGLAVALAETTFGYGYGAVVELPETGLPLATQLFSESHSRFLATVAPEDVVAFEQLLGERASRLGIVTSDGELTVRHAGKTVISANTAALRAAWTNGPVNHLLGVVSNDNLSHSNSL from the coding sequence ATGACCGATACCCACACCATCCAGCTCACGCTGAAACCCGGCCAGCACGACGGCGACGGCCAGCGCGTGGCCGAAGCCGCCGCCCGCCACCTCGGCCTCCGCACCGGCCGCGTGCGCAGCGCCGCCCTCTACACCGTGCGCTACCCGCTGAGCGAAACCCAGCTGCGCGACTTCGCCACCCGCTGCCTCGCCGACCCGGTGCTGCACGACGTGCGCCTGAACGAGCTGAGCGGCGCCGAAGGCTTCGCCACATACATCCTGGTGGCTCGCCGCCCTGGTGTGACCGACGATGAGGGAACCTCGGCCCAAAACGCCTTGGCCGATATCCTAAACGAGCCGCTGGACGTGCACACCCAGCACATTTTCAGCAAGAAGCTTTACCTGCTCGAAAACGACCTGCCCGAAACGGAACTGCGCCGCCTCGCCGAGGAGCTGCTCGGCAACAAGCTCATCAACTGGCTGGAAGTGGGCCGCGTGGCCGATGGCATCCGCGACTATACGCCGCGCCCCGGCGGCGGCGCGGAGGCCATTACGGAGGTTGTTTCACTGACTGGGTTGAGCGACGCGGAGCTCGTACAATTGTCGAAAGACAACATCTACGCGCTGAACCTGGAGGAAATGCGGGCCGTGCGCGACTACTTCGCCGCCGTTGAGACGCAGGCGGAGCGGCAGGCCGCCGGCCTGCCCGCCGACCCTACGGACTGCGAGTTGGAAATCATTGCCCAAACCTGGTCGGAGCACTGCAAGCACAAGGAATTTGCGGCCGTTATCAACTACAAAGACACCGAGACGGGCGAGGAAAAGCAGATTGATTCGCTCTTCAAAACATACATTAAAAACGCCACTTCGGAAGTAGACCGGCAGCTGCGCGCCAACGGCAACGACTGGCTGATTAAAGTGTTTTCGGACAACGCTGGCGCGGTGCGCATCAACCCCGATTCGCTGTTCGTGTGGAAGGTAGAGACGCACAACTCGCCCTCGGCCATCGACCCCTACGGCGGGGCCATCACGGGCATTCTGGGCAACAACCGTGACCCCTTGGCCACCGGTATCGGGGGTGCGCGGCTGCTGTTCAATACCAACGTGCTGTGCTTTGGCAACCCGGAATTTGACGGACAATTGCTGACCGGGCAGCTGCACCCGCGCCGCATTCTGGAAGGCGTGCGCAAGGGCATTGAGGACGGCGGCAACAAATCGGGCGTGCCCACGGTGAACGGCGCGATTGTTTTTGATGACCGCTACGCCGGCAAGCCGCTGGTGTACTGCGGCACCGGCGCGGTGATGCCCATGCAGTTTGCCGGGTTGGACTCGTGGGAGAAGAAGATTGACGCCGGCGACCGCATCATCATGGCCGGCGGCCGGGTGGGCAAGGACGGCATCCACGGCGCGACGTTTTCGAGCATCGAACTGGACGAAACCGCACCGGCCACGGCCGTGCAAATCGGCTCGCCCATCACCCAGAAGCTGGCCATGGATTTCCTGCTGCTGGCGGCCCGCGGCGGCCTGCTGAAGTGCAGCACCGACAACGGCGCGGGCGGCCTGTCGTCGTCCGTGGGCGAGCTGGCCGGCATCTCCGGCGGCGCGGTGGTGGAGCTGGAGCGCGTGCCGCTGAAGTACCCTGGCCTGCGCCCCTGGGAGATTTTCGTGAGCGAGTCCCAGGAGCGGTTTACGCTGGTGGTGGAACCCGGCAAAATGGCCGAAATCACGGCGCTGGGCCAGGAAATGGAAGTGGAGCTGACCGATATCGGCTACTTTACTGCCGATGGTTTCCTAGACGTGCGCTTCGACGGCGCGCCGGTGGCGCGGCTCAATATGGAATTCCTGCACGAGGGCGTGCCCCGCAAGGTGCTGGAAGCAGAGTGGACCAAACCAGAAGGATTCGAACCCCAAATCCCTTCCTCTCTTGATTACACGGAAACGCTGACCCAACTGCTGGGCTCGCTCAACATCTGCTCGCGCGAGTCCGTCATTCGCCAGTACGACCACGAGGTGAAGGGGCGCACGATTGTGAAGCCCTTGATGGGCGCGACCGGCCAGGCTCCGCAGGATGCGGCCGTGGTGCGCTTCAATTTCGAGAGCTGGGAAGGCGTGGCGGTAAGCAACGGCATTCTGCCGCGCTACGGCGATTTGGACGCTTATGACATGTCGGCTGGCTCGTTTGACGAGGCGGTGCGCCAGATTATTGCGGTGGGAGGGAAGCTCCCGAACCTGACTCCCGGCGACGGCATTTTCTGGTCGGTGAACGACAACTTCTGCGTGCCCGATTCGGTGTACGACCCCGCCGGCAACCCCGACGGCAAGCAGAAGCTGGCCAAGCTGGTGCGCATGTGCGAAGCCCTGCGCGATGCCACGGCGGCCTACTGCATCCCGCTTACCAGCGGCAAGGACTCGATGAAAAACGACTTCAAGGCCGACGGCGTGAAGATTTCGGTGCCCCCCACCGTGCTCTACTCGATGACGGCCAAGATGGAAGACGTTCGCCGCGCCATCACCTCCGATTTCAAACAGGCCGACGACGTGGTGTACCTGCTCGGCGAGACTCACGACGAGCTGGGCGGCTCCGAATTCTACGCCCTGCACGGCCAGCTGGGCGCCAATGTACCGAAGGTGGATTTCGAAAAAGCCAAGGCGCTCTATACCTTGGTGGGCCAGGCCAACGACCAAAGCCTCATCCAGTCCTGCCACGACCTGAGCGACGGCGGCCTCGCCGTGGCGCTGGCCGAAACCACGTTCGGCTACGGCTACGGGGCGGTGGTGGAGCTGCCCGAAACGGGCCTGCCGCTGGCCACGCAACTGTTCTCGGAGTCGCACTCGCGTTTCCTGGCCACGGTGGCGCCGGAAGACGTGGTGGCGTTCGAGCAACTGCTCGGCGAGCGTGCCTCACGCCTCGGCATCGTGACATCAGATGGCGAGCTGACCGTGCGCCACGCCGGTAAGACGGTTATTTCGGCCAATACCGCTGCCCTGCGCGCCGCCTGGACCAACGGACCTGTAAACCATTTACTTGGTGTAGTTTCAAACGACAACCTCAGCCATTCCAATTCGCTCTAA
- a CDS encoding T9SS type A sorting domain-containing protein → MLHSTGRLRALLVLATAMVLRAGVSAAAGLPVYSNNNQYSDYDPYVSTTIPFTSVTLESGVQNPERTADASLTNYATLNTTIGVLSSSGIRLGFNGTGAIGDRAGIVVANVSTNRNLINLNALGAITLRTYGTGNNVLETRVVSAAVVRDLLAGDERPTQLEFVANRAFSKISITVGGVASVSFKLRIYYAYAVPSLQQQQARGVISQFNLPAASLTPYYGASTSNVGVVSVCAGAGVQNPEQAVNNSLTDYAQFVTPVGVSCAQSLSVKLADTRPAPAGYYAGFVIGNGGLLDLDVLSGLRISTYRNGVATGESVTGAGLLELRALPDGKYQVSFPTTLPFDEVKIERVGTVSALDNLRLYYGFGVEPRAFEGTTHVLSDNDPTQPGFSNTYEVRQNAVVCVAINGTCGVTNPAGAADNDPNTFATIAMPTAALSTVDLKLALNGTGAAGNRAGMVVGAGAGLLDAAALDQLTLTTYDANGNVLESASGSSLLSVNLLPNGRQEISFLTTQAFNSVQITATSGLSVLSSLPVYTAFADDRSGGLPSVITPLPVELTAFAAKWNNGAADLTWATATEKNSSYFVVERAKGPETAFEAVGQVAAAGNSTQARTYKLRDAEAGAQGVDLLYYRLRQVDVDGTTTYSPVAALTVGKLAATPQLQVYPNPASGAEAVLVRGLNLPATGGLVQAYSQLGQLVGQVAITPANAQPQLPALAPGLYHVVLRDATGQKLATQRLVIGNR, encoded by the coding sequence ATGCTTCATTCCACCGGCCGGCTCCGTGCCCTGCTGGTGCTGGCCACTGCGATGGTTCTGCGCGCGGGAGTTTCGGCCGCAGCGGGCCTCCCGGTTTATTCAAACAACAACCAGTATTCAGACTACGACCCTTACGTCTCCACAACCATTCCCTTCACTTCCGTCACTTTAGAATCGGGGGTGCAAAATCCGGAGCGGACAGCCGATGCGTCGCTTACCAACTACGCCACCCTGAACACCACCATTGGCGTGCTTTCGAGTTCGGGCATTCGCCTGGGGTTCAACGGCACAGGGGCAATTGGCGACCGCGCCGGCATTGTGGTGGCCAACGTGAGCACCAATCGAAACCTGATTAACCTCAACGCGCTGGGTGCCATCACGCTGCGCACCTACGGTACCGGCAACAACGTCCTGGAAACGCGCGTGGTATCGGCCGCCGTGGTGCGCGACCTGCTGGCGGGCGACGAGCGGCCCACGCAGTTGGAGTTCGTGGCCAACCGGGCCTTTTCGAAAATCAGCATCACCGTGGGCGGGGTGGCCTCGGTTTCGTTCAAGCTGCGGATTTACTATGCCTACGCCGTGCCGTCGCTTCAGCAGCAGCAGGCCCGGGGCGTTATCTCGCAGTTCAACCTGCCGGCTGCTTCGCTCACGCCATACTACGGCGCCAGCACCTCCAACGTGGGCGTGGTGAGTGTGTGCGCCGGAGCCGGCGTGCAAAACCCCGAACAGGCCGTGAACAACAGCCTGACCGACTACGCGCAGTTTGTGACGCCGGTGGGCGTGTCGTGTGCGCAGTCGCTGTCGGTGAAGCTGGCCGATACCCGGCCCGCCCCGGCCGGCTACTACGCCGGCTTTGTGATTGGCAACGGCGGCCTGCTCGATTTGGACGTGCTGTCGGGCCTGCGCATTAGCACCTACCGCAACGGCGTGGCCACCGGCGAGTCGGTCACCGGGGCGGGCTTGCTGGAGCTGCGGGCGCTGCCCGATGGCAAATACCAGGTCAGCTTCCCCACCACGCTGCCCTTTGATGAGGTGAAGATTGAGCGCGTGGGCACGGTGTCGGCGCTCGACAACCTGCGGCTGTATTATGGGTTTGGCGTGGAGCCGCGCGCGTTTGAGGGCACCACACACGTGCTGTCGGACAACGACCCCACCCAGCCCGGCTTCTCGAATACCTACGAAGTGCGGCAAAACGCTGTGGTGTGCGTGGCCATCAACGGTACTTGCGGCGTGACCAACCCGGCCGGTGCCGCCGACAACGACCCCAACACGTTTGCCACCATTGCCATGCCCACGGCCGCCCTTTCGACCGTCGACCTGAAGCTGGCCCTGAATGGCACGGGCGCTGCCGGCAACCGGGCCGGTATGGTGGTGGGCGCGGGCGCTGGCCTGCTCGACGCAGCTGCCCTCGACCAACTTACCCTCACCACCTACGATGCCAACGGCAACGTGCTGGAAAGCGCCTCGGGCAGCTCGCTGCTTTCGGTGAACCTGCTGCCCAACGGCCGCCAGGAAATCTCGTTTCTCACCACGCAGGCCTTCAATTCGGTGCAGATTACGGCCACGTCTGGCTTGTCGGTGCTGTCGAGCCTGCCCGTATACACGGCCTTTGCCGACGACCGCAGCGGGGGCCTGCCCTCGGTCATCACGCCGCTGCCCGTGGAGCTGACGGCCTTCGCCGCCAAATGGAACAACGGCGCGGCCGACCTGACCTGGGCCACGGCCACGGAAAAAAACAGCAGCTACTTTGTGGTGGAGCGTGCCAAGGGCCCCGAAACGGCCTTTGAGGCGGTGGGCCAGGTGGCCGCCGCCGGCAACAGCACCCAGGCCCGCACCTACAAGCTGCGCGACGCAGAAGCCGGGGCGCAGGGCGTTGACCTCCTGTATTACCGCCTGCGCCAGGTCGACGTGGATGGCACCACCACGTACTCGCCGGTGGCGGCGCTGACGGTGGGCAAGCTGGCCGCCACCCCGCAGCTGCAAGTGTATCCCAACCCCGCATCCGGCGCCGAAGCCGTGCTGGTGCGCGGCCTCAATCTGCCGGCCACCGGCGGCCTGGTGCAGGCTTACTCGCAGCTGGGCCAGCTGGTGGGCCAAGTCGCCATCACGCCTGCCAATGCCCAGCCGCAGCTGCCCGCACTCGCGCCCGGTCTCTACCACGTAGTGTTGCGCGACGCCACCGGCCAGAAGCTGGCCACGCAACGCTTGGTGATTGGCAACCGCTAA
- a CDS encoding DNA/RNA non-specific endonuclease, protein MKQTFLRIGSLALLTALAVSCSRTEQVEPNQTPTAATVNQDATRDSHLAMGNPSGAVTDATNSPNNYLMSKTQYALSYSRDKGKPNWVSWHLSSAWLGSTPRQDNFASDATLPSGWFRATSSSYTGSGFDRGHNCPSADRTGSVADNSATFLMTNMMPQAANNNQQTWAGLENYERTLVGQGYELYVICGSYGSGGTGVNGYATTIASGKITVPARCWKVVVVLPEGSSDASRVTTGTRIIAIDTPNTTSISSSWSGYRTTVDAIEQATGYNILSAVNSTVQATIEARVDTGPTS, encoded by the coding sequence ATGAAGCAAACTTTCCTACGCATTGGCAGCCTGGCGCTGCTCACGGCCTTGGCCGTGTCCTGCTCGCGCACCGAGCAAGTGGAGCCCAACCAAACGCCCACCGCCGCCACCGTGAACCAGGACGCCACGCGCGACAGCCACCTCGCCATGGGCAACCCCAGCGGCGCCGTGACCGACGCCACCAACTCGCCCAATAATTACCTGATGAGCAAAACCCAGTACGCCCTCTCGTATAGCCGCGACAAGGGCAAGCCCAACTGGGTGAGCTGGCACTTGAGCAGCGCCTGGCTGGGCAGCACCCCCCGCCAGGACAACTTCGCGTCCGACGCCACGCTGCCCAGCGGCTGGTTCCGGGCCACGAGCAGCAGCTACACCGGCTCGGGCTTCGACCGCGGCCACAACTGCCCCTCGGCCGACCGCACCGGCTCGGTGGCCGACAACTCGGCCACCTTCCTCATGACCAACATGATGCCCCAGGCCGCCAACAACAACCAGCAAACCTGGGCCGGCCTCGAAAACTACGAGCGCACCCTCGTGGGCCAGGGCTACGAGCTGTACGTCATTTGCGGGAGCTACGGCAGCGGCGGCACCGGCGTGAACGGCTACGCCACCACCATTGCCAGCGGCAAAATCACGGTGCCGGCCCGTTGCTGGAAAGTGGTAGTGGTGCTGCCCGAAGGCAGCTCCGACGCCAGCCGCGTGACCACCGGCACGCGCATCATCGCCATCGACACGCCCAACACCACCAGCATCAGCTCCAGCTGGAGCGGCTACCGCACCACCGTCGACGCCATTGAGCAGGCCACCGGCTACAACATCCTCTCGGCCGTGAACAGCACCGTGCAGGCCACCATCGAGGCGCGCGTCGACACCGGCCCCACGAGCTGA
- a CDS encoding dihydroorotate dehydrogenase yields MKLGAITLQNAVCLAAAPWELDGAGYEQLGAIFTKTVTMEPRAGLPGDEGILQVADQTLLNRTDLRIEGAELLVQEHLPRLRRFGVPVFVSITAPGVPGFRKIARYLQREAGNQIAGLEVYITTPPGASGADVTARFVREATEAVRNELRADAAVVVKLPPWPEHIRGLALGAQEGGATALAATNTLKVLHLPADPAASPLVGGLSGEALRPLSLRCVWELANDEKLTLPIFGTGGIFTLRDVQDYLRVGAQAVQVASGEWLSPGLAARLASEVMQNAK; encoded by the coding sequence ATGAAACTCGGCGCTATTACCTTACAGAATGCGGTGTGCCTGGCGGCCGCGCCTTGGGAGCTCGACGGCGCCGGCTACGAGCAGTTGGGCGCGATTTTTACTAAAACCGTGACCATGGAGCCCCGCGCCGGCCTGCCCGGCGACGAAGGCATCCTGCAAGTGGCCGACCAAACCCTGCTCAACCGCACCGACCTGCGCATCGAAGGCGCCGAACTGCTGGTGCAGGAGCACCTGCCGCGCCTGCGCCGCTTCGGCGTGCCGGTGTTTGTGAGCATCACAGCGCCGGGCGTGCCCGGCTTCCGCAAGATTGCGCGCTACCTGCAGCGCGAGGCCGGCAACCAAATCGCGGGCCTCGAAGTGTACATCACCACGCCGCCCGGTGCCTCCGGGGCCGATGTGACGGCCCGCTTCGTGCGCGAAGCCACCGAGGCCGTGCGCAACGAACTGCGCGCCGACGCGGCCGTGGTGGTGAAGCTGCCGCCGTGGCCCGAGCACATCCGGGGCCTGGCCCTGGGCGCGCAGGAAGGCGGCGCTACGGCCCTGGCCGCCACCAATACCCTGAAGGTGCTGCACCTGCCCGCCGACCCTGCCGCCTCGCCGCTGGTGGGTGGCCTCTCGGGCGAGGCGCTGCGGCCCTTGTCGCTGCGCTGCGTGTGGGAACTGGCCAATGACGAGAAACTGACGCTGCCCATCTTTGGCACGGGCGGCATTTTCACCCTCCGCGACGTGCAGGACTACCTGCGCGTGGGCGCCCAGGCCGTGCAAGTGGCCAGCGGCGAATGGCTGTCGCCGGGCCTCGCAGCGCGGCTGGCCTCTGAGGTGATGCAGAACGCGAAATGA
- the pyrE gene encoding orotate phosphoribosyltransferase translates to MTETTNTHSPIALDAELLEQQLRQEDALLRGHFRLSSGLHSDAYVQCARFLRRPDLAAPAAAALAGQIQAAGLQPDVVVGPAMGGVVIGYELARQLGVPGIFTERDADGQMTLRRGFTLEPGERVVIAEDVVTTGKSTQEVAKVLRALGAEVLAVASLIDRTGGKGGLDFPHFALLQVQAATYAPESCPLCAAGLPVVKPGSRPEKAF, encoded by the coding sequence ATGACTGAGACCACCAACACCCATTCGCCCATCGCCCTCGACGCCGAGCTGCTGGAGCAGCAGCTGCGGCAGGAAGACGCCCTGCTACGCGGGCACTTCCGGCTGTCGTCGGGCCTGCACTCCGATGCCTATGTGCAGTGCGCCCGCTTCCTGCGCCGGCCCGATTTGGCCGCGCCGGCTGCCGCCGCGCTGGCCGGCCAGATTCAGGCCGCCGGCTTGCAGCCTGATGTGGTGGTGGGCCCCGCCATGGGCGGTGTGGTGATTGGCTACGAGCTGGCCCGGCAGTTGGGCGTGCCCGGCATCTTCACCGAGCGCGACGCCGACGGGCAGATGACCCTGCGCCGCGGCTTCACCCTGGAGCCCGGCGAGCGGGTGGTCATTGCCGAAGATGTGGTGACGACCGGCAAAAGCACCCAGGAAGTAGCCAAGGTGCTGCGCGCCCTGGGCGCCGAAGTGCTGGCCGTAGCCTCGCTCATCGACCGCACCGGCGGAAAAGGCGGGCTGGATTTCCCCCATTTTGCGCTGCTACAGGTCCAGGCCGCGACATATGCGCCGGAGAGCTGCCCTTTGTGCGCCGCTGGCCTGCCGGTGGTGAAGCCCGGCAGCCGGCCGGAGAAAGCGTTCTAA
- the pyrF gene encoding orotidine-5'-phosphate decarboxylase, producing the protein MQKLLTRVETVNSLLCVGLDPTGDDAQATQRLREVIAETAPYAAAFKPNLAFFLSRENGVAMLRDTVRSIPQDIPVILDGKFGDIANTAEQYARFAYDIVGADAVTVNPYMGDDTIRPFARPGKMVFSLAKTSNKPLHGLQDAAMTRGGSISDWAARLARLMDEELTESTIGLVVGATEPAAVAKVRAACPAQWFLVPGIGAQGGDLAATLRAGLRADGSGLLINSSRGIWQAKDAGAAARELQAQINEFRAVTSPTHA; encoded by the coding sequence ATGCAAAAGCTCCTCACCCGCGTCGAAACCGTTAACTCCCTGCTGTGCGTGGGCCTCGACCCCACGGGCGATGACGCCCAAGCCACCCAGCGGCTGCGCGAAGTCATTGCCGAAACCGCGCCCTACGCGGCCGCTTTCAAGCCCAACCTCGCCTTTTTCCTGAGCCGTGAAAACGGCGTGGCCATGCTCCGCGACACCGTGCGCAGCATCCCGCAGGACATTCCGGTGATTCTGGACGGTAAATTCGGCGACATTGCCAATACCGCCGAGCAGTACGCCCGCTTCGCCTACGACATCGTGGGGGCCGACGCCGTGACGGTGAACCCCTACATGGGCGACGACACCATTCGGCCCTTTGCACGGCCCGGCAAGATGGTGTTCTCGCTCGCTAAAACTTCCAACAAGCCCCTGCACGGCCTGCAGGACGCCGCCATGACGCGCGGCGGCTCCATCAGCGACTGGGCCGCCCGCTTGGCCCGCCTCATGGACGAGGAGCTGACCGAATCGACCATCGGACTGGTGGTGGGCGCCACCGAGCCGGCCGCCGTGGCCAAGGTGCGCGCCGCTTGCCCCGCGCAGTGGTTTCTGGTGCCGGGCATCGGCGCGCAGGGCGGCGACCTGGCCGCCACGCTCCGCGCCGGCCTCCGCGCCGATGGCAGCGGCCTGCTCATAAACTCCTCGCGCGGCATCTGGCAGGCGAAAGACGCAGGTGCTGCGGCGCGCGAATTGCAAGCGCAAATCAACGAATTTCGGGCCGTGACGAGCCCAACCCACGCCTGA